A genomic region of Geothrix edaphica contains the following coding sequences:
- a CDS encoding MFS transporter — MTTAIPGAFHPSTRLYRFTILIFISLLVVGSYFAYDSIGALATTLIKELHIDRATIGKLYAAYSVAAIAIVFFGGMLYDKLGPRKASLLFSCLVFLGAVVVAAAKTKWMLFTGRLIFGAGSESLIVVQSAIIARWFKGKEMAMAFGIALAISRLGTLFAFNTEELIADHFHSFRTALWAAALLCLFSVLCNLVFVVMDRHGEKVLSLPTAGAGDKIVFSDIKKFTSSYWFVVLLCVTFYSAIFPFTDLAADMFHDKWGLPSVNAVAGGFLTKVFYNFTHMFTTAPGVTSIVIAASMIFAPFAGGLVDRVGRRASLMVLGSLLLIPAHLLLGITHWNPIPMMVVLGAAFVLVPAAMWPSVPLVVEESRVGTAFGLMTAIQNLGLGLFPLLNGWLRDKTGTYTSTQIMFAGLGLLGLIFAFLLLRADKRHGGVLEAGSSLRG; from the coding sequence ATGACGACCGCGATCCCCGGCGCCTTTCACCCGAGCACCCGGCTCTACCGGTTCACCATCCTGATCTTCATCAGCCTGCTGGTGGTGGGCAGCTACTTCGCGTACGACAGCATCGGCGCCCTGGCCACGACGCTGATCAAGGAGCTGCACATCGACCGCGCCACCATCGGAAAGCTCTATGCGGCTTATTCGGTGGCCGCCATCGCCATTGTGTTCTTCGGGGGCATGCTCTACGACAAGCTGGGGCCCCGCAAGGCCAGCCTCCTGTTCAGCTGTCTTGTCTTCCTTGGCGCGGTCGTCGTGGCTGCGGCCAAGACCAAGTGGATGCTGTTCACGGGTCGGCTCATCTTCGGGGCCGGTTCGGAATCCCTCATCGTGGTCCAGAGCGCCATCATCGCCCGCTGGTTCAAGGGCAAGGAGATGGCCATGGCCTTCGGCATCGCCCTCGCCATCAGCCGCCTGGGAACCCTGTTTGCCTTCAACACCGAGGAACTCATCGCGGACCACTTCCACAGCTTCCGGACGGCGCTCTGGGCCGCGGCCCTGCTCTGTCTGTTCTCGGTGCTCTGCAATCTGGTCTTTGTTGTCATGGATCGGCATGGCGAGAAGGTGCTCTCCCTGCCTACTGCCGGGGCCGGGGACAAGATCGTCTTCTCGGACATCAAGAAGTTCACTTCGTCCTACTGGTTCGTGGTGCTGCTCTGCGTGACCTTCTACAGCGCCATCTTCCCGTTTACGGATCTGGCCGCGGACATGTTCCACGATAAGTGGGGCCTGCCCTCCGTGAACGCCGTGGCAGGTGGTTTCCTGACCAAGGTGTTCTACAACTTCACCCACATGTTCACCACGGCGCCCGGGGTCACCAGCATCGTGATCGCCGCCTCGATGATCTTCGCGCCCTTCGCCGGGGGCCTTGTGGACCGAGTCGGAAGGCGCGCCTCCCTCATGGTGCTGGGCTCCCTCCTGCTCATACCTGCCCACTTGCTGCTGGGAATCACGCACTGGAACCCCATTCCCATGATGGTGGTCCTGGGAGCGGCCTTTGTGCTGGTGCCCGCGGCCATGTGGCCCTCGGTTCCCCTCGTGGTGGAGGAATCCCGGGTGGGCACGGCCTTCGGTCTCATGACGGCCATTCAGAATCTCGGCCTGGGCCTGTTCCCCCTGCTCAACGGCTGGTTGCGAGATAAGACGGGCACCTACACCTCCACGCAGATCATGTTCGCGGGGCTGGGACTGCTTGGGCTGATCTTCGCCTTCTTGCTGCTGCGGGCGGATAAGCGGCACGGTGGCGTGCTTGAGGCGGGATCCTCCTTACGAGGGTGA
- a CDS encoding M4 family metallopeptidase translates to MPSRLALRLAAAALLVVPAFAARPVDSAVADEARRHLDARVFQLGLDRNAGFATKNVFEEATGEAHVRMNQFYKGVRVFEGEAIVHMKGGAVLGRTDALVRGLNLNVTPTLGASEAMAAAHQFLAPKGAYASTPTSELVVATVGRPTLAYHVHTELENGAEETSHTDFLVDAHSGAILEQWSTLHTATGTGNSQYSGTVAINTTANGATYDLRDTVRGMNFATYNLNHATTGTGTLYNDADNTWGDGANYVAGGSTSNANGQTAAVDAHYGVGLTYDFYKNILGRNGIDGNGTATYSRVHYSSAYDNAFWSDSCFCMTYGDGSSFKSLESIDVAGHEMSHGVCARTANLTYRGESGGLNEANSDIFGTMVEFMAHGGGTTTVPNYTNITSTINVYWTGATTPTPSTSKAVPAANYYIGEQLATAKYVRPLRFMHKPSLDGSSPDAWTKTLGRLDVHYSSGVANHFFFLLSHGSQVDSFSDGIQSPMANGVTGIAGLGNDKATRIWYRALTVYMTSSTNYAGARVATLNAATDLYGAGSVEYNTVNTAWLAVNVK, encoded by the coding sequence ATGCCGTCCCGTCTCGCCCTTCGCCTCGCGGCCGCCGCCCTGCTGGTGGTACCCGCCTTCGCCGCCCGTCCCGTGGACAGCGCAGTCGCCGACGAGGCCCGCCGCCACCTGGACGCCCGCGTCTTCCAGCTGGGCCTGGACCGGAACGCCGGCTTCGCCACCAAGAACGTGTTCGAAGAGGCCACCGGCGAAGCCCATGTCCGCATGAACCAGTTCTACAAGGGCGTCCGCGTCTTCGAGGGCGAGGCCATCGTGCACATGAAGGGCGGCGCCGTCCTCGGCCGCACGGATGCGCTGGTCCGGGGCCTCAACCTGAACGTCACCCCCACCCTCGGTGCCTCGGAAGCCATGGCCGCGGCCCACCAGTTCCTGGCCCCTAAGGGCGCCTACGCCAGCACCCCCACCTCCGAGCTGGTGGTCGCCACCGTCGGCCGGCCCACCCTGGCCTACCACGTCCACACCGAGCTGGAGAACGGCGCCGAGGAGACCAGCCACACCGACTTCCTCGTGGACGCCCACAGCGGCGCCATCCTGGAGCAGTGGAGCACCCTCCACACCGCCACCGGCACCGGCAACTCCCAGTATTCCGGCACGGTCGCCATCAACACTACGGCCAACGGCGCCACCTATGACCTGCGCGACACCGTCCGCGGCATGAACTTCGCGACCTACAACCTCAACCACGCCACCACCGGCACCGGCACCCTCTACAACGATGCCGACAACACCTGGGGCGATGGCGCCAACTACGTCGCCGGTGGCAGCACCAGCAACGCCAACGGCCAGACCGCGGCCGTGGACGCCCACTACGGCGTGGGCCTCACCTACGACTTCTACAAGAACATCCTGGGCCGCAACGGCATCGACGGCAACGGCACCGCCACCTACAGCCGCGTGCACTACAGCAGCGCCTATGACAACGCCTTCTGGTCCGACAGCTGCTTCTGCATGACCTACGGCGATGGCTCCTCCTTCAAGTCCCTCGAGTCCATCGACGTGGCCGGCCACGAGATGAGCCACGGCGTCTGCGCCCGCACCGCCAACCTCACCTACCGCGGTGAGTCGGGCGGCCTGAACGAAGCCAACTCCGACATCTTCGGGACCATGGTGGAGTTCATGGCCCATGGCGGAGGCACCACCACCGTGCCCAACTACACCAACATCACCTCCACCATCAACGTCTACTGGACCGGCGCCACCACCCCCACGCCCTCCACCTCCAAGGCCGTGCCCGCCGCCAACTACTACATCGGCGAGCAGCTCGCCACGGCCAAGTACGTCCGGCCCCTGCGCTTCATGCACAAGCCCAGCCTGGACGGCTCCAGCCCTGACGCCTGGACCAAGACCCTCGGCCGCCTCGACGTCCACTACAGCTCCGGCGTGGCCAACCACTTCTTCTTCCTGCTCTCCCACGGCAGCCAGGTCGACAGCTTCTCCGATGGCATCCAGTCCCCCATGGCCAACGGCGTCACCGGCATCGCCGGCCTCGGCAACGACAAGGCCACGCGCATCTGGTATCGCGCCCTGACGGTCTACATGACCAGCAGCACCAACTATGCTGGCGCCCGGGTGGCCACCCTGAACGCCGCCACGGACCTCTACGGGGCCGGCTCGGTGGAATACAACACGGTGAACACCGCCTGGCTCGCGGTGAACGTGAAGTAG